The following are encoded together in the Parabacteroides chongii genome:
- a CDS encoding LytR/AlgR family response regulator transcription factor produces MNKIRAAIIEDEIPAARLLNKMLTELRPEWEILLLPGNVEGAVKWFNNNPHPDILFLDIQLTDGVSFSFIEQANPECMIVFTTAYDEYAIRAFKVNSIDYLLKPIDKERLNEALEKFEKLVSKYYRDFGKQGDILQILQNITSPAKKYRTRFLISGEDKLFTLQVDDIAYFYTENKITFAVTHQNKEYIIDMSLDKLCEQLDPDRFFRTNRQTVVSVQSIQKIESYFLGKVVVKVIPPFKDKIIVSREKISAFKSWLNY; encoded by the coding sequence ATGAATAAGATAAGAGCTGCTATTATTGAAGATGAAATTCCGGCAGCCCGTCTGCTGAACAAGATGTTGACGGAGTTGCGTCCCGAATGGGAGATACTGTTATTGCCTGGAAATGTGGAAGGTGCTGTGAAATGGTTTAACAACAATCCGCATCCGGATATTCTGTTCCTGGATATCCAGTTGACAGACGGTGTTTCTTTTTCTTTTATCGAACAGGCAAATCCCGAATGTATGATCGTATTCACAACGGCTTACGATGAATATGCGATCCGTGCCTTCAAAGTGAACAGCATAGATTATTTGTTGAAGCCTATCGATAAGGAACGGTTGAACGAGGCATTGGAGAAGTTTGAAAAACTAGTCTCCAAATATTACAGGGATTTCGGCAAACAGGGGGATATTTTACAAATACTTCAAAATATAACCAGTCCGGCAAAGAAATACAGGACGCGATTCCTTATTTCGGGAGAAGACAAGTTGTTTACTTTGCAAGTGGATGACATCGCTTATTTCTACACGGAGAATAAGATCACTTTTGCCGTTACCCATCAGAATAAAGAATACATTATAGATATGTCTTTGGATAAACTGTGCGAACAACTCGATCCCGACCGTTTTTTCCGGACTAACCGACAAACGGTAGTAAGTGTGCAATCTATCCAGAAAATAGAAAGTTATTTCCTCGGTAAAGTGGTTGTAAAGGTGATCCCGCCTTTTAAAGATAAGATCATTGTAAGCCGCGAGAAGATCAGTGCGTTCAAATCATGGCTGAATTATTAA